One region of Pseudomonas alvandae genomic DNA includes:
- the thrC gene encoding threonine synthase has protein sequence MNYVSTRTPGKTYAFSEVLMGAYAPDGGLFVPGKVPRFTDQALSRLEWLPFHELACEVIGPFLGDWIPREQLFRIVEQAYCGFKSRAVAPLYQTATNEWVLELFHGPANVYQDFGLQLMARLIEYTLSKSGKEALVVGCTGGDTGAAAIKAFNGVQGVTLVVLHPSRGMTQAHRRRLLSTGQANVINIEVDGDYADCHRLCEKFLKGSHRTRKSLISFNSVNWVRVLAHLSFFFYSALQLGAPKREVAFSVPTGNFGALYAGYVAREMGLPIRQLIVATNANAGLHEFLQNNLYRRHEIRATQTPCMNVSVASNFERLQWSVLNGCGNKVARNMERLEEDGRIQLEQDEWLQARKLFDSLAVEDADAFNSIHEVFVQSGYLISPPTAIGLRAARVSRRSLLIPMICLATTHPSISDAGLQRLSDRSCISIPNDIAALVQFIDDLSKDTESRSL, from the coding sequence ATGAACTACGTCAGCACGCGGACACCCGGCAAGACCTACGCATTCAGCGAAGTGCTCATGGGCGCGTATGCCCCGGATGGCGGATTGTTCGTTCCTGGCAAGGTGCCTCGGTTTACGGATCAGGCGCTTTCCCGGCTGGAGTGGCTGCCTTTCCATGAGCTGGCCTGCGAGGTGATCGGTCCTTTCCTGGGCGACTGGATACCTCGGGAGCAGTTGTTCCGAATCGTCGAGCAGGCTTATTGCGGCTTCAAGAGCAGGGCGGTCGCGCCGCTTTACCAGACGGCGACTAACGAGTGGGTGCTGGAGTTGTTTCACGGGCCTGCCAACGTCTATCAGGACTTCGGCCTACAGCTGATGGCCCGTCTGATTGAGTACACGTTGTCCAAGAGTGGCAAGGAGGCCTTGGTGGTGGGCTGCACCGGCGGCGACACCGGTGCGGCGGCGATCAAGGCTTTTAACGGCGTGCAAGGCGTGACACTGGTCGTACTGCACCCGTCACGGGGCATGACGCAGGCGCATCGACGGCGTTTGTTGAGCACCGGGCAAGCCAACGTCATCAACATCGAAGTCGACGGGGACTACGCCGATTGCCATCGGTTATGCGAGAAGTTCCTCAAGGGCAGCCACCGAACCCGCAAATCGCTCATCTCCTTCAATTCGGTGAATTGGGTAAGGGTACTGGCGCACCTGTCGTTCTTTTTCTATTCGGCGCTTCAACTCGGGGCACCAAAGAGGGAGGTGGCCTTCAGCGTGCCCACCGGCAACTTCGGTGCGCTGTACGCAGGGTATGTGGCCAGGGAAATGGGCTTGCCCATCAGGCAATTGATCGTGGCCACGAACGCCAATGCGGGCCTGCACGAATTCCTGCAGAACAACCTCTACCGCCGCCATGAAATCCGCGCCACCCAGACGCCGTGCATGAACGTCTCCGTGGCTTCGAACTTCGAGCGGTTGCAATGGAGTGTGCTCAATGGTTGCGGGAACAAAGTCGCCAGGAACATGGAGCGGCTGGAGGAAGACGGGCGGATCCAATTGGAACAGGACGAATGGCTGCAAGCGCGCAAATTGTTCGACTCCCTCGCTGTGGAGGATGCGGATGCCTTCAATAGCATCCATGAGGTTTTCGTGCAGAGCGGTTACCTGATCAGTCCACCCACGGCCATAGGCTTGCGTGCGGCGCGTGTCAGCCGGCGCAGCTTGCTGATTCCGATGATTTGCCTGGCGACCACCCATCCATCGATCAGTGATGCCGGGCTGCAGCGTTTGTCCGACCGAAGTTGTATTTCAATACCCAATGATATAGCCGCGCTGGTGCAGTTTATTGATGACTTGTCCAAAGACACGGAGTCTCGCTCGTTATAA
- a CDS encoding B3/B4 domain-containing protein: protein MLSVLPLIDQAVAELAPGFRALSIVVQAAPLTQPDVARTALDRACQSVLAGGPAWGEAHLQQWADTFRQFGAKPQRTPCSAEALRKRVLRDGSLPSLDPVVDLYNAISIEYAIPVGGENIEAYVGSPRLVIADGSEPFDTMKEGAPAHEFPDAGEVVWRDDQGVTCRRWNWRQGVRTRLDADARHMWFILESLPTMPLEALTEAGDRLIEGLQAMMPGVQIESALVGPGAH from the coding sequence TGCCGTTGATCGACCAAGCCGTTGCCGAGCTGGCGCCCGGGTTCAGGGCCCTGAGCATCGTGGTGCAGGCTGCGCCGCTGACCCAACCGGACGTCGCCCGCACGGCCCTGGATCGTGCCTGCCAATCGGTGCTGGCCGGCGGTCCCGCCTGGGGTGAGGCCCACCTGCAGCAATGGGCCGACACGTTTCGACAGTTCGGCGCCAAGCCACAACGCACGCCATGCTCGGCCGAGGCCCTGCGCAAGCGCGTGCTGCGGGACGGCAGCTTGCCGAGCCTGGATCCCGTCGTCGATCTCTACAACGCCATCAGCATCGAGTACGCGATCCCCGTCGGCGGCGAAAATATCGAGGCCTACGTAGGCTCGCCGCGGCTCGTGATCGCCGACGGCTCCGAACCGTTCGACACCATGAAAGAAGGCGCGCCCGCCCATGAATTTCCAGACGCCGGCGAAGTGGTCTGGCGCGACGACCAGGGTGTGACGTGCCGTCGCTGGAACTGGCGACAGGGCGTCAGGACACGCCTCGATGCGGACGCCAGGCACATGTGGTTCATCCTCGAAAGCCTGCCGACGATGCCGCTCGAAGCGTTGACCGAGGCGGGCGACAGGCTGATCGAAGGGTTGCAGGCGATGATGCCGGGTGTACAGATCGAGAGTGCATTGGTCGGTCCTGGCGCTCACTGA